The following coding sequences lie in one Mycobacterium sp. DL440 genomic window:
- a CDS encoding ABC transporter substrate-binding protein, translating into MKTLAAVLVFVLAACTTACSTGNGVNLGDESSGNLIAAIAGEPDQLDPHRTSAYFSFEVLENVFDTLVEPDENLQMRPALARSWEVSDDQLAWTFHLRDGVRWHDGSPFTADDVVYSYRRIIDEQLTNVDKFSAVIGVSALDPSTVRITVCQPTPNLLTNLGGFKGMAIVQRANVESGQIAAHPIGTGPFSFAARRSGDSITLKANPHYWGGPPPISGVTFRFISEPSTALSALQAGEVDWTDSVPPQRVAQLRDDDSLTLAVTPGNDYWYLALNEARPPWNDPRVRQAIAYGIDRDAIAAATSYRTAATNQLAIPQGSPWFTDYHRYRYDLDEAKKLLSQAGAAPHDLDMLVTSEYPETVTAAQIIADNLAPLGITVNIRTVDFATWLDEQNTGHFDMLMMGWLGNIDPDDFYYAQHHTNGTSNAQKFSDPEVDRLLDAGRTETDVAKRKDLYAKAATRIADEVSYIYLYNPSVIQAWANNLSGYQVRRDGAVRFRTADLDRGEIR; encoded by the coding sequence GTGAAAACGTTGGCAGCAGTCCTGGTGTTCGTGCTGGCTGCCTGTACGACGGCCTGCTCCACCGGCAACGGGGTGAACCTCGGCGACGAATCGTCGGGCAACCTCATCGCCGCCATCGCCGGCGAACCCGATCAACTCGACCCGCACCGGACGAGTGCCTACTTCTCGTTCGAAGTCTTGGAGAACGTGTTCGACACGCTCGTCGAACCGGACGAGAACCTGCAGATGCGCCCCGCGCTGGCCCGGTCGTGGGAGGTCAGCGACGACCAACTGGCCTGGACCTTTCACCTGCGCGACGGTGTGCGCTGGCATGACGGCAGCCCGTTCACCGCCGACGACGTGGTGTATTCGTACCGGCGCATCATCGATGAGCAGCTGACCAATGTCGACAAGTTCAGTGCTGTCATCGGTGTCTCGGCGCTCGATCCCTCTACCGTCCGGATCACGGTCTGCCAGCCCACCCCGAACCTGCTGACCAATCTCGGCGGCTTCAAAGGCATGGCGATCGTGCAGCGGGCCAATGTCGAGAGCGGGCAGATCGCAGCCCATCCCATCGGCACGGGCCCGTTCTCGTTCGCCGCACGGCGTAGCGGCGACTCGATCACGCTCAAGGCCAATCCGCACTACTGGGGAGGCCCTCCCCCGATTTCCGGGGTGACGTTCCGCTTCATCTCCGAGCCGTCGACGGCGTTGTCGGCGCTGCAGGCCGGCGAGGTCGACTGGACGGATTCGGTGCCGCCGCAGCGCGTGGCCCAGTTGCGCGACGACGACTCCCTCACACTCGCGGTGACGCCGGGCAACGACTACTGGTACCTGGCACTCAACGAGGCCCGGCCGCCGTGGAACGACCCACGGGTACGCCAGGCCATCGCGTATGGCATCGACCGCGACGCGATCGCGGCGGCCACCAGCTACCGCACCGCCGCGACCAACCAGCTGGCGATCCCGCAGGGCAGCCCCTGGTTCACCGACTACCACCGCTACCGCTACGACCTCGATGAGGCAAAAAAGCTGCTGAGCCAGGCCGGTGCCGCACCACACGACCTGGACATGCTGGTGACCAGCGAGTACCCCGAGACGGTGACGGCGGCCCAGATCATCGCCGACAACCTTGCGCCCCTTGGCATCACGGTGAACATTCGCACCGTGGACTTCGCCACGTGGCTCGACGAACAGAACACCGGCCACTTCGACATGCTGATGATGGGCTGGCTCGGGAACATCGACCCGGATGACTTCTACTACGCTCAGCACCACACGAACGGCACCAGCAATGCCCAGAAGTTCTCCGACCCCGAGGTTGACCGTTTACTGGACGCGGGCCGCACCGAAACCGATGTCGCCAAGCGAAAAGACCTCTACGCCAAGGCCGCAACCCGGATCGCGGATGAGGTCAGCTACATCTACCTGTACAACCCGTCGGTGATCCAGGCGTGGGCCAACAACCTGTCGGGGTATCAGGTGCGCCGCGACGGCGCCGTCCGATTCCGCACCGCCGACCTGGATCGAGGTGAAATCAGGTGA
- a CDS encoding ABC transporter permease, whose product MNLATLNKVRASHPIVEFLARRLLYSAVVLIGVLIVVFALVHLVPGDPVRIALGTRYTPQAYDALRAASGMDRPIVEQFFSYLGSALTGDLGVSFRNGDPVTLTLLDRLPATLSLGVVGILIALVIALPAGIFSALREGRVSDAIVRVASQFGVSVPDFWLGILLIGLFASTLGWLPTSGYRPLLADPGGWLRHIILPGLTVGLVAGAIMTRYVRSAVLEVAAMGYVRTARSKGLTPPVVTFRHIVRNALLPVLTITGIQLATILGGVIVVEVVFAWPGLGRLVFNSVAARDYPVIQGAVLLIAVLFLLINLLVDVLYAIVDPRIRLS is encoded by the coding sequence GTGAACCTGGCCACTTTGAACAAGGTCCGTGCGAGCCATCCGATCGTCGAGTTCCTGGCCCGACGGCTGCTGTACTCGGCGGTGGTGCTCATCGGGGTCCTCATCGTGGTATTTGCCTTGGTGCACCTGGTGCCGGGCGACCCGGTCCGGATCGCGTTGGGCACCCGCTACACCCCGCAGGCCTACGACGCGCTGCGCGCGGCCAGCGGCATGGACCGGCCCATCGTCGAGCAGTTCTTCTCGTACCTCGGCTCGGCGCTCACCGGCGACCTCGGGGTCAGTTTCCGCAACGGCGACCCGGTCACGCTGACCCTGCTCGACCGACTGCCGGCGACGTTGTCCCTCGGGGTGGTCGGCATCCTCATCGCCCTGGTGATCGCACTGCCCGCCGGCATCTTCTCGGCGCTGCGGGAAGGCCGGGTCAGCGACGCGATCGTGCGGGTCGCCAGCCAGTTCGGCGTATCGGTCCCGGATTTCTGGTTGGGGATCCTGCTGATCGGGCTGTTCGCCTCGACGCTGGGCTGGTTGCCGACCTCGGGATACCGCCCCCTGCTTGCGGATCCGGGCGGCTGGTTGCGCCACATCATCCTGCCCGGGCTGACAGTGGGCCTGGTGGCCGGCGCGATCATGACCCGCTACGTGCGCTCGGCGGTGCTGGAGGTCGCCGCCATGGGCTATGTCCGCACCGCACGGTCGAAGGGCCTGACCCCACCGGTGGTCACCTTCCGCCACATCGTGCGCAATGCTCTGCTTCCCGTGTTGACCATCACCGGAATCCAGTTGGCCACGATCCTGGGCGGCGTGATCGTGGTCGAAGTCGTGTTCGCCTGGCCAGGTTTGGGCCGGCTGGTGTTCAATTCCGTTGCCGCCCGAGATTATCCGGTGATCCAGGGCGCGGTGCTGTTGATCGCGGTGCTGTTCCTGTTGATCAACCTGCTGGTGGATGTGCTGTATGCGATCGTCGACCCGAGGATCCGGCTGTCATGA
- a CDS encoding ABC transporter permease, giving the protein MTTSENYRVASWRLLLSNPVTAISAAVLLAVLVVAVAATWITPYGINDIDVPSALQGPGTAHWFGTDELGRDVFSRVLVAIAASLRVAVVSVALAAVIGVMVGVLAGYRGGWIDTVVMRVVDVMFAFPVLLLALAIVAVLGPGITTTMLAIGIVYIPIFARVARASALGVRVEPFVAVSRSMGTGDGYILMRHILPNIAGPLIVQLSLSLAFAILAEAALSFLGLGIQPPQPSLGRMIFDAQGFVTLAWWMAVFPGAAIFVMVLAFNLFGDGMRDVLDPKQRTSIEARRAGRR; this is encoded by the coding sequence ATGACCACTTCTGAGAATTACCGCGTCGCGTCATGGCGGCTGTTGTTGTCCAATCCGGTGACGGCGATCAGCGCCGCGGTGCTGCTGGCCGTGCTGGTCGTCGCGGTTGCCGCCACCTGGATCACGCCGTACGGCATCAACGACATCGACGTGCCCAGCGCGCTGCAGGGCCCCGGCACCGCCCACTGGTTCGGCACCGATGAGCTCGGCCGCGACGTGTTCTCGCGGGTGCTGGTGGCGATCGCGGCATCGCTGCGGGTCGCGGTGGTCTCGGTGGCGCTGGCCGCGGTGATCGGCGTGATGGTCGGTGTGCTCGCCGGTTACCGGGGCGGCTGGATCGACACCGTGGTGATGCGCGTCGTCGATGTGATGTTCGCCTTCCCGGTGTTGCTGCTCGCACTCGCGATCGTCGCGGTCCTCGGCCCCGGCATCACCACCACCATGCTGGCCATCGGGATCGTGTACATCCCGATCTTCGCGCGGGTGGCCCGGGCATCGGCCTTGGGCGTACGGGTGGAACCGTTCGTCGCGGTGTCGCGGAGCATGGGCACCGGCGACGGCTACATCCTGATGCGGCACATCCTGCCGAATATTGCCGGGCCGTTGATCGTTCAGCTGTCCCTGTCACTGGCGTTCGCGATCCTGGCCGAAGCCGCGCTGTCGTTTCTGGGGTTGGGCATCCAGCCGCCGCAGCCGTCGCTGGGCCGGATGATCTTCGACGCCCAGGGGTTCGTCACGCTGGCCTGGTGGATGGCAGTGTTTCCGGGCGCGGCGATCTTCGTGATGGTGTTGGCGTTCAACCTGTTCGGCGACGGGATGCGCGATGTGCTCGATCCCAAGCAACGCACCTCGATCGAGGCCAGAAGGGCGGGGCGACGATGA
- a CDS encoding ABC transporter ATP-binding protein has protein sequence MTAPVLKVNDLKVAIGRREIVQGVSFEVHREQTIGIVGESGSGKSMTVLAATGLLDAPGAVTSGASTLAGGTQLIGASARALRAVHGSRIGFVFQDPGTSLNPLLTLERQITETLETHRKMTRRQARTRAGELLDAVGLPQGRLDAYPHQLSGGQRQRVMIAIALACDPELLIADEPTTALDVTTQAQIIDLVGDLQRDFGTAVVWISHDLGVIGQVADEVTVLRDGEVVEQAPILDVFDHPQRAYTRELLEARPLVDGPGPDSAPDDAPVLLQANGLEVRYGAVQAVKDVSFEIRRATTLGIVGESGSGKSTVAAALTGLAAPSAGTATLAGDDVFAGGRELRRRISLVFQDPFASLNPRARVNSAIGEPLRVHRLATGRRGRAERVAQLLELVGLPTDFASRYPHELSGGQRQRVSIARALATEPDVLILDESTASLDVSVQSRVLDLLSELQRELGLTYLFIAHDLAVVHRMCHDVLVMRAGEVVEYGPAAELFATPRHEYTRTLLAAVPPARPREKV, from the coding sequence ATGACGGCACCGGTACTGAAAGTCAACGACCTGAAGGTGGCCATCGGCCGCCGCGAGATCGTGCAAGGTGTGTCGTTCGAGGTGCACCGCGAGCAGACGATCGGCATCGTCGGCGAGTCCGGATCGGGCAAGTCGATGACGGTGCTGGCCGCCACCGGTCTGTTGGACGCGCCGGGTGCGGTGACCTCCGGTGCGAGCACGCTGGCCGGTGGCACCCAACTCATCGGGGCGTCGGCGCGGGCACTGCGGGCCGTGCACGGTAGCCGGATCGGATTCGTCTTCCAGGATCCGGGGACATCGCTGAATCCACTGCTGACGCTGGAACGTCAGATCACCGAAACCCTTGAGACACATCGCAAGATGACCCGACGTCAAGCGCGCACCCGGGCCGGCGAGCTGCTCGACGCTGTCGGACTCCCCCAGGGGCGGCTCGATGCCTACCCGCATCAACTGTCCGGTGGGCAACGCCAGCGGGTGATGATCGCGATCGCCCTGGCCTGCGATCCGGAACTGCTCATCGCCGACGAGCCGACCACCGCGCTCGATGTCACCACCCAGGCCCAGATCATCGATCTGGTCGGCGATCTGCAACGGGATTTCGGCACCGCGGTGGTGTGGATCAGCCACGACCTCGGGGTCATCGGCCAGGTGGCCGACGAGGTCACGGTGCTGCGCGACGGAGAGGTCGTCGAGCAGGCTCCGATCCTCGATGTGTTCGACCATCCGCAGCGCGCTTACACGCGGGAGTTGCTCGAGGCCCGTCCATTGGTAGACGGGCCCGGGCCTGACTCCGCCCCCGATGACGCACCAGTTCTGTTGCAGGCCAACGGACTTGAGGTGCGCTACGGCGCGGTGCAGGCGGTCAAGGACGTGTCGTTCGAGATCCGACGGGCGACGACGTTGGGGATCGTCGGTGAATCCGGCTCGGGCAAGTCGACGGTGGCCGCCGCTCTGACCGGGCTGGCCGCACCGTCGGCAGGTACCGCAACGCTGGCCGGAGACGACGTATTCGCCGGCGGACGTGAGCTACGCCGGCGAATCAGCCTGGTGTTCCAGGACCCGTTCGCCTCACTCAATCCGCGAGCCCGGGTCAACTCCGCGATCGGTGAGCCGCTGCGCGTACACCGCTTGGCCACAGGGCGGCGCGGCCGCGCCGAACGGGTGGCTCAGCTGCTCGAGCTCGTCGGCCTGCCAACAGATTTCGCATCCCGCTATCCGCACGAACTGTCCGGAGGGCAACGTCAGCGCGTCAGCATCGCCCGGGCTCTGGCCACCGAACCCGACGTGTTGATCCTCGACGAGTCCACGGCATCGCTGGACGTGTCCGTGCAGTCGCGGGTGCTTGACCTGCTGTCCGAGCTACAGCGTGAGCTGGGCCTGACCTATCTCTTCATCGCACACGACCTGGCGGTGGTGCACCGCATGTGCCACGACGTGCTGGTGATGCGCGCCGGCGAGGTGGTCGAATACGGCCCCGCCGCCGAGTTGTTCGCCACCCCCCGGCACGAGTACACCCGCACACTGCTGGCCGCGGTTCCGCCGGCCAGGCCGCGTGAGAAGGTGTGA
- a CDS encoding SDR family NAD(P)-dependent oxidoreductase codes for MTALDGKVALVTGASSGLGAAVAQLFATRGAKVFGVARDAERMATVFEDVPGGAYASVDISSSEACRDAVAQCVEKFGRLDALINVAGFHQMRHTVSVTDEDWDKDLAVNLNGPFFLCRAALPHLLEAGGNIVNVASIAGIEGEVYSAGYCAAKHGLVGLTRALAIEFTSERLRVNAVCPGGMLTPQTTEFAAPEDADWNLIMRIAAPRGMMDVADVAKTIAFLASDDASAVHGAVYIVDAGKTAG; via the coding sequence ATGACTGCTCTGGATGGAAAGGTCGCGCTGGTCACCGGTGCCTCATCGGGACTCGGCGCGGCGGTGGCCCAATTGTTCGCCACACGTGGCGCGAAGGTGTTCGGTGTGGCCCGAGACGCCGAGCGGATGGCGACGGTGTTCGAGGATGTGCCCGGCGGCGCGTATGCGTCCGTGGACATCTCCTCCTCGGAGGCGTGCCGCGACGCGGTGGCGCAGTGCGTCGAGAAGTTCGGCCGACTCGACGCGCTGATCAACGTCGCGGGCTTTCACCAGATGCGCCACACCGTCTCGGTGACCGACGAGGACTGGGACAAGGATCTCGCCGTCAACCTCAACGGCCCGTTCTTCCTGTGCCGGGCGGCGCTGCCGCATCTGTTGGAGGCCGGCGGCAACATCGTCAATGTCGCGTCGATCGCCGGCATCGAGGGCGAGGTGTACTCGGCGGGCTACTGCGCAGCCAAGCACGGACTCGTCGGGCTGACCCGCGCCCTGGCCATCGAGTTCACCTCGGAACGCCTCCGCGTCAACGCGGTGTGTCCGGGCGGCATGCTGACCCCGCAGACCACCGAGTTCGCCGCCCCGGAGGACGCGGACTGGAATCTGATCATGAGGATCGCCGCGCCCCGCGGAATGATGGACGTGGCCGATGTCGCCAAGACCATCGCGTTCCTCGCCAGTGACGACGCCTCCGCCGTGCACGGTGCGGTCTACATCGTCGACGCGGGTAAGACAGCGGGATGA
- a CDS encoding universal stress protein, with amino-acid sequence MKVVLGYDGSLAANAAINNGAALFPAADAVIVYLCTPPFGSKGLRARLRHSARNVDELIDLVDSESEGEAARLVDTGMILARAAGWNPEALVKRTWAGEGLGLAQVAEHLEPDVLIVGARGAGASDSKLGSVSDLVVHHAPRAVLVVSQNMISAEYDAVADGPVVVGVDGSKGSDRALAAAGALFPDREVVSVGVDDGGAVDVAAAQAAHLVPRFRGSGAGATADALVAFADDQRAGVVVVGSRGRSALKKVLLGSVAAATLQRTYRPVLVVPGG; translated from the coding sequence ATGAAGGTAGTGCTCGGTTATGACGGGTCGCTGGCGGCCAACGCGGCGATCAACAACGGTGCTGCACTGTTCCCGGCGGCCGATGCGGTAATCGTCTATCTGTGCACGCCACCGTTCGGCAGTAAGGGGCTGCGGGCCCGGTTGCGGCACTCGGCGCGCAACGTCGACGAGTTGATCGATCTCGTCGACAGTGAGAGCGAGGGTGAGGCCGCGCGGCTGGTCGACACCGGCATGATCCTGGCCCGGGCCGCCGGCTGGAATCCCGAGGCGCTGGTCAAGCGCACCTGGGCGGGGGAAGGCCTCGGGCTGGCACAGGTGGCCGAACACCTCGAACCCGACGTGCTGATCGTCGGTGCGCGCGGCGCGGGCGCGAGTGACTCGAAGCTGGGCAGCGTCTCGGATCTGGTGGTGCACCATGCACCCCGCGCCGTGCTCGTGGTGTCCCAGAACATGATCTCGGCTGAATACGACGCGGTGGCCGACGGGCCGGTCGTGGTCGGTGTCGACGGTTCAAAGGGTTCCGATCGGGCGCTGGCCGCGGCCGGCGCCCTATTCCCCGACCGTGAGGTGGTCTCGGTCGGCGTGGACGACGGTGGTGCGGTCGACGTCGCCGCCGCCCAGGCTGCGCATCTCGTACCCCGGTTCCGCGGATCGGGTGCCGGTGCGACGGCCGACGCGCTGGTGGCTTTCGCCGACGATCAACGGGCCGGTGTTGTGGTGGTGGGCTCGCGCGGGCGGTCCGCGCTGAAGAAGGTGCTGCTGGGCAGCGTGGCGGCGGCGACATTGCAGCGCACGTACCGGCCGGTCCTGGTGGTGCCGGGCGGCTAG